A region of the Pricia mediterranea genome:
CGGTCAGGTGGGTGAGATCCAATTGCAGCGGAAGTTGGTTCATTTCCTTGAGCAGGTCTTTCCCTAGGGGTGTCAATCCGCTTCCATCGGAATGGGTACCGGCGGCATACCGCCCCGGACCAAAATGGGAGATTCCGATAGAACGGAGTCCCAATTCATGGTAGGTATGGAGGTAATCCAGGTTGACGATGGAATCGGCGCCTTCGAGGGCGAGTACATAGCCAATCGGCTTATTGGCGTTATCGTTGGTATTTTCCGTCCATAATGCTATATGATCGGCCAATCCCTTTTTGGTGGTAATGGCTACCATCTCACCCGCGGCCTCCATCTCGCGGTACCAAGCCAATTGTCCTTGGGCATGGGCATAGGCCTGCCGGGGCGAATGCCAACCTTTCAAAGCCATAGTGTGCAAGGGGGAGCCCGTTTCGGAGTAGCGGGAAATTATTGTCGCTATTACAAGTCCGATATTGCCTTCCCGGAGGTCGGGTAAAGCTACGGTGCCCTGGCCGCGGTCTTGGTAGTCGTCCCATCCCAACCTACGTTCCCTTTCCCGTATTTCGGCCACCGTACAGGTGAGATCGCGGTTCATGGTCATGGCGTTGGTGGCCAGGTCTAAATGGCCATCTACGATAAAGGGTACTTTGCTAGTCTCTTTCACGAGTTTCGATTTAGGTAATTGTGGAATAATTTTGCACTTAAAAATAGAAAGATTACAGAGCAAGGAATACTGGATAAAGACCATGTTTTTCTACTGGAAATATATGCTCTATTCAGTTTTCCGTATCGCCGCGTCAATTTATTCATCTTTGACCACTCCTTATCTTCTCTTTGTCTTTTCTCCGCTCTCCGCTATCTTCTCTGCGAGCCCTGCTCAAAGTTCACCTCTCACTTCTCACTGTTTTGGATTATTACTGTTCGAAATATCTTCCAGCTCCGCTGCATACTTCTTGGAAAGCCGGTTCATGTCAAAGGCAAATTTTTCAAAGGTTTCTTTCCATTTTTCGGCCTCTTCGGGAGTGTAGTCATAGAATCCTTTCCCGTTAAACACCCCGTTTCCGTTCGCTTTTGCGATGTCATCGATCAATTTGGGTACACTTTTCCGATTGCTCAATTCGGGAAACAGGTCTCCCATCACGGCGTGATAGGCTTTCAACCCGGTAAGGTCCATATACCGAAAAAGTCCGCAGAAGGCCATCCATTGCCCCCCTGCGTTTTTACAGGCGCGGTCAACATCGGCAACCGTCGCGTAACCGTTCTCCACCAGATGGAACGCCTCTCGATACATGGCGTACATAATTCTATTGGTGATAAAACCTCGTACATCTTTTCGGACCAACGTAGGCTCCTTGCCCCATTGCTTGGCGATTTCGTACAGTTGCTCCGCCCCTTCAATGGGACTCCGGTCTCCGCAGATGATTTCCAGAAACGGGGAGGTATAGGCCGGTTCGGCCCAGTGCATTCCATAAAAACGTTCGGGGACCTCTAAATCGGCCTGAAGTATACTGATTGGAATGGCCGAGGTGTTCGAGGTTATCATCACCTCGTGCGAAACAACTTGTTCTATCTTTTTAAAGACCTCGCGTTTGATATCCAGGTCTTCAACAACGCACTCTATTACCAACCAACATGATTTCAAATCCGCATAGTCGGTGGTAAAGTGGATATTCTCCATAAGTTCTTCCGGAGCTTTCCCCGTCAGCCCTTCCCCTTGGCACTTTTCTAGAAAGTGTCGGATGCGTTTGGGGGCTTCTTTGTCCAGGTCCGACCCCATAGGGGCAACCGCAATTATTTTTTGGTCTTTTAGGGCCAGTGCGGCTGCGATACTCGTGCCCATAAGGCCCAGACCGATGATGCCGATGACCTTATTGTCGTTAATTTTCATAGCTGTCCTGCATCCTATGTCTTTACTAGTTTGAGTAATTTATTCAAATTATCGGTAACTTTCAAAAATTTGTAATAGCTAAAACGAATAGTATAGTACAAATAATTATATTTATGCAAACACAAGGGGGGAAATCATCTCCAAACTATACAAAATAATCTACCAGAAATTAAGACTATGAGCAAAACAGAATCCAGACGCCGATTTTTAACCTCGATTTCCATGCTTGCCGCAGGTACGGCCCTAGGGGGAGTTCCCGCCTTGAATTTTGGCTTGAAAAACCGAAAATTAAAGGTAGTCCTAGTCGGTACCGGCGTTCGCGGCACCTCGTTCTGGGGAAAACGGATCGTGGATGAATTCTCCGATAGTATCGACTATGTGGGACTTTGCGATAATAATCCGGGTCGGTTGGCCTATGCCAAAGAATACATGGGAGTGTCGTGCGATACCTATTCTGATTTTGACACCATGATTGCCGAAAACCGACCAGATCTGGTCATCGTGACCACTACCGATGCTACCCATCACCAATTTATCGTTCGGGGCCTGGAGCTCGGCTGTGATGTGCTTACCGAAAAACCCCTGACTACTGACGAACAGAAATGCCAGCAGATTTTAGATGCCGAACGCCGGTATGACAAAAATCTGATTGTGGGGTTCAACTACCGATGGAGCCCTTATAGCACCAAAATCAAGGAACTGTTGCAAAACGATACGATCGGAAAGATAACCTCGGTCGATTTCAATTGGTATCTAAATACTTATCACGGAGCCTCCTATTTCCGGCGGTGGCACGGGTTGCGCGAGGTCGGTGGCACGTTATGGGTGCATAAGGCCACGCATCATTTTGATCTTTTAAATTGGTGGCTTGACTCCGATCCGGAAGAGGTCAGTGCCTACGGTGATCTTGAGCTTTACGGTAGCAATAATGAGTTCAGGGGCAATAATTGCAGGGATTGCGATTACAAATCCGAATGCAAATTCCATTGGGATATTACCAAAGACAAACGGATGATGGACCTTTACGTGAACAATGAACAATACGACGGGTATATAAGGGATAATTGTTTGTTCAGGAAGGAAATCAATATTTACGATAAAATGTCAGCCCAGATCAAGTACCGGAACAACACCCTGGTCAACTACTCTTTGACGACCTATTCCCCTTTCGAGGGATGGAGGATTGCCTTTAACGGCACCAAGGGACGTATCGAGGCTTCGTTGGACATTCCTTATCACGAGCAGCAGCAATTAAGTCAAGATGAACTGCACGCCCTGGAAATGGACCAGGGCGATGCGGGCGAAAAGCGGTCCCAACCGATTATCGTTCATAAAGTATGGCAGGATTATGAGACCGTTCAAGTGCCGTATTCAAGAGGAGGCCACGGAGGTGGCGACGAAAAGCTGCAAAACAAGATTTTCAAGAACCCCGAGGCCAAGGATCCTTTCGATAGGGCCGCTGGCATTCGGGACGGTGCCATGTCGATCCTTATCGGTATCGCGGCGCGAAAAAGTATAGAAAGCGGGGAGCCGGTGCGAATTGCGGAACTCACCGATTTGGAGCCTCGGGCGGTGCGGTTGTAAAGCCTAAAGTTTGTCTCCGTGTTTTTTTTTGCGGATTTGGCTTTATGACAGCTCGCAAAAGAGTTACGATATCCTTAATGAAAGCAGCATGAAAATAACTATACTAATGGCCATGGCGGTTTTTTTATCGCCGGCAAATAAACACTATATGGGAGGGCAGAAGGATAAAAAGTTGATCGTTACCGAGATTGAGCACGACGGCGAGGCCGACTTGGTCGAGGTTTCCGCACTTTTGGAAGCTCGGACCGAACTGAATGCCATCGATGTCGTAAATTGGGATGCTTTTCCCTACGCTCCGAAGGTCGAATTCAGGATTGCCCGTAATAAAAACGACATTTGGCTGAAATACTATGTGACCGAAGCGCATATTTTGGCCAAAAATACCGAGCCCAATTCCGCGGTATCGAAGGACAGCTGTGTGGAATTCTTCTTCGACCCCTTGGGGGATGGCAACTATTATAACTTCGAAATCAACTGCATCGGTACCGTCCACCTGGCCTATGGGCCCGGTCGCCACCAAAGGGAGTTTGTGGATCCCGAGGTAATACGAAAGCATATCAGGACGGCATCCTCTTTGGGCGATCGACCGTTTTCTGAAAAAAAAGGGGGCCATAGCTGGGAAATGACCGTTATCATTCCCGCAGCGGTCATGACCTTTAACAAGGGGCTTTCTTTAGAAGGAAGCAAGGCAAAATCCAACTTTTACAAATGCGGGGACGCCATGTCCAAAAAACATTATGTGACCTGGAACCCCATAGCCACGGAGGATCCCGATTACCACAGGCCCGAATATTTTGGGGATTTGATTTTTGAATAGGGCATCCCATTAAAGTCTTGAAGGTAGACCAGCGTTCGGGAGCTTGGTTTTTGAACAAATGGGTATCCTAAGACAACTATTTGAAAGACTGAAACAGTCTCAAATTTCCTTTTCGGGGTGTAATGGAATATCCCTTTAAAACCATGATTATGAACATCCGAACCATCGGTAATCCCATCACCATAATGGCACTCCTTTTAATATTCGGGTGCAAAGATAAATCCGAACAGAACAAAGAAACCTCTACGGAGACCCCAATCGAAAAACAGGACAGCATGCAACTATACAGAAGCGAGATCTTTACCGAACCCGGCGGATTTCCATCGGGTATCGAAGGGCCGGCAGTGGCCGCCGATGGTACATTATACGCCGTGAACTTTGAAAAACCTGGTACGATAGGGCGCGTAACCCCCGGAGGAAAAGTGGATTTATTTGTTACCCTGCCGGACGGAAGTACGGGTAACGGCATCCGCTTCGACCAAAGTGGCGACATGCTGATCGCGGATTATACCGGGCATAACATCCTAACGGTGGATATGGACACCAAGGAAATCGACGTGTTCGCGCATAACAATAAAATGAACCAGCCCAACGACATCGCTATCTCGGA
Encoded here:
- a CDS encoding dipeptidase, translated to MKETSKVPFIVDGHLDLATNAMTMNRDLTCTVAEIRERERRLGWDDYQDRGQGTVALPDLREGNIGLVIATIISRYSETGSPLHTMALKGWHSPRQAYAHAQGQLAWYREMEAAGEMVAITTKKGLADHIALWTENTNDNANKPIGYVLALEGADSIVNLDYLHTYHELGLRSIGISHFGPGRYAAGTHSDGSGLTPLGKDLLKEMNQLPLQLDLTHLTDTGFFEALDIFQGPVVASHQNCRSIIPGERQFSDDQIRCIIERKGIVGGALDTWMLYPNFKLGRDDPKERDIRMELLVDHFDHICLMAGNSEHIGFGSDLDGLFGLEQTPHDIDTIADLRKFDAILEKRGYNDKDRANIFYGNWMRMLNKIMS
- a CDS encoding 3-hydroxyacyl-CoA dehydrogenase family protein; translation: MKINDNKVIGIIGLGLMGTSIAAALALKDQKIIAVAPMGSDLDKEAPKRIRHFLEKCQGEGLTGKAPEELMENIHFTTDYADLKSCWLVIECVVEDLDIKREVFKKIEQVVSHEVMITSNTSAIPISILQADLEVPERFYGMHWAEPAYTSPFLEIICGDRSPIEGAEQLYEIAKQWGKEPTLVRKDVRGFITNRIMYAMYREAFHLVENGYATVADVDRACKNAGGQWMAFCGLFRYMDLTGLKAYHAVMGDLFPELSNRKSVPKLIDDIAKANGNGVFNGKGFYDYTPEEAEKWKETFEKFAFDMNRLSKKYAAELEDISNSNNPKQ
- a CDS encoding Gfo/Idh/MocA family oxidoreductase — encoded protein: MSKTESRRRFLTSISMLAAGTALGGVPALNFGLKNRKLKVVLVGTGVRGTSFWGKRIVDEFSDSIDYVGLCDNNPGRLAYAKEYMGVSCDTYSDFDTMIAENRPDLVIVTTTDATHHQFIVRGLELGCDVLTEKPLTTDEQKCQQILDAERRYDKNLIVGFNYRWSPYSTKIKELLQNDTIGKITSVDFNWYLNTYHGASYFRRWHGLREVGGTLWVHKATHHFDLLNWWLDSDPEEVSAYGDLELYGSNNEFRGNNCRDCDYKSECKFHWDITKDKRMMDLYVNNEQYDGYIRDNCLFRKEINIYDKMSAQIKYRNNTLVNYSLTTYSPFEGWRIAFNGTKGRIEASLDIPYHEQQQLSQDELHALEMDQGDAGEKRSQPIIVHKVWQDYETVQVPYSRGGHGGGDEKLQNKIFKNPEAKDPFDRAAGIRDGAMSILIGIAARKSIESGEPVRIAELTDLEPRAVRL
- a CDS encoding carbohydrate-binding family 9-like protein, which codes for MKITILMAMAVFLSPANKHYMGGQKDKKLIVTEIEHDGEADLVEVSALLEARTELNAIDVVNWDAFPYAPKVEFRIARNKNDIWLKYYVTEAHILAKNTEPNSAVSKDSCVEFFFDPLGDGNYYNFEINCIGTVHLAYGPGRHQREFVDPEVIRKHIRTASSLGDRPFSEKKGGHSWEMTVIIPAAVMTFNKGLSLEGSKAKSNFYKCGDAMSKKHYVTWNPIATEDPDYHRPEYFGDLIFE